In one window of Spiroplasma corruscae DNA:
- the phoU gene encoding phosphate signaling complex protein PhoU, protein MSYNKILDRDIEVIKKDLLSIIELTKTQFASTFEALKNQNYDIAQEVIDNDVRINDMQNNFTRMALWKIAKQQMVAGDLRLAVGGVLICREVERIADVAKNICYFSLKYKPETIELQQISKMFNLVNKMLNIILNLVENYNEDQHQKVIKVEEQLTNEFNDINNALAEKVLDSKSKEEAVKIITIVKQLKNLERASEQLLNIEETVQFIRTGKFEELQEFINKKNEKK, encoded by the coding sequence ATGTCATACAATAAAATATTAGACAGAGACATTGAAGTTATTAAAAAAGATTTGCTATCAATTATTGAATTAACTAAAACACAATTTGCAAGTACATTTGAAGCTTTAAAAAACCAAAACTATGATATTGCACAAGAAGTTATTGATAATGATGTTAGAATAAATGACATGCAGAATAACTTTACGAGAATGGCTCTTTGAAAAATTGCGAAACAACAAATGGTTGCTGGTGATTTAAGATTAGCGGTTGGAGGAGTTTTAATTTGTAGAGAGGTTGAAAGAATAGCGGACGTAGCAAAAAATATTTGTTACTTCTCATTGAAATATAAACCAGAGACAATCGAATTACAACAAATTTCTAAAATGTTTAACTTAGTAAATAAAATGCTGAATATAATATTGAACCTTGTTGAAAACTATAATGAAGATCAACACCAAAAGGTTATAAAAGTAGAAGAACAATTAACTAATGAATTTAATGATATTAATAATGCGCTTGCAGAAAAAGTTCTTGATTCAAAAAGTAAGGAAGAAGCAGTTAAGATTATAACTATTGTAAAACAATTAAAAAATCTGGAAAGAGCCAGTGAACAACTATTAAATATTGAAGAAACAG
- the pstA gene encoding phosphate ABC transporter permease PstA encodes MKEKHRSMKQYKTRSKKIDIASKNLIIFMTTIVILILTILISFILYKSVNFFKEFSFFKFIFSGDWSPGKDGASDSSYGIGRIIASTLMMLLISLIFAIPLTIFSSLFITEYLSGRLKKFVILFIQLLAGIPSVVFGLFAIDQIGPMFVKMGAPTGANMMTASLTLSFMALPTMIALSINAIEAVPEGHKYASLALGMTKERTTFSVVLVSASPKIVTAIITGIARIVGETMAVILIAGNSTRGLNVDDGFTGFLFSSIKTLAGTIGLEMLENNGSIHESSLYAIGLVLFFVVIIINLLIMAIGNISNSNRNRHKKNKKFASIGYNKNYTYNSHKLDVLVQTNTESRFRKKVHSTVLRAFMISSTAIIIGFISWILITVIANGLINFNYYSFVEITGQRSGIFALLLTTILLVVSTIIIAIPLSLFIALYLAEYAHKDSKFAKIIRFCINVLASTPSIVFGVFGLSLFVTAMGLPMSIFAASLTMTIVIMPTMITSFEDSITSVPTLYKEAAYGMGMSKSGVMFKVVIPNSLKGFMTTVILSVSRIIGESAPVYLTLGTAVRMPSDGFFSSGATLTTEIYMLASEGSTAELLGTAYQIAFVAILLVLGLIILSRYISNKLDPLHKNVTWKSKFINLYNSIFKFHYRAWFKKLFKNIRRKFKKLFRTISYKNIRIYYKNSRIRKKVIKDIIKDAKGPRKTN; translated from the coding sequence ATGAAAGAAAAACATAGATCAATGAAGCAATATAAAACAAGATCTAAAAAGATAGATATTGCATCAAAGAATTTAATTATTTTTATGACAACAATTGTCATTTTAATTCTGACAATTCTTATATCATTTATTCTTTATAAATCAGTAAACTTCTTTAAAGAATTCTCATTTTTTAAATTTATATTCTCAGGGGATTGATCCCCAGGTAAAGATGGAGCATCTGATTCAAGCTATGGAATAGGTAGAATAATTGCATCAACGTTAATGATGTTATTAATATCATTAATATTCGCTATTCCACTAACAATTTTTAGTTCATTATTTATTACAGAATATTTATCTGGACGACTAAAAAAATTTGTAATTCTATTTATTCAATTACTTGCTGGAATACCATCTGTTGTATTTGGATTATTTGCAATAGATCAAATAGGACCAATGTTTGTTAAAATGGGTGCACCAACAGGTGCAAACATGATGACAGCAAGTTTAACATTATCATTTATGGCATTGCCAACTATGATTGCTTTATCAATAAATGCAATAGAAGCTGTTCCGGAAGGTCACAAATATGCGTCATTAGCATTAGGGATGACAAAAGAGAGAACTACTTTTAGTGTAGTATTAGTTTCTGCATCACCTAAAATAGTTACTGCAATTATAACTGGAATTGCAAGAATTGTTGGAGAAACTATGGCCGTTATATTAATAGCAGGAAATTCAACCAGAGGTTTAAATGTTGATGATGGATTTACAGGGTTCTTATTCTCTTCAATAAAAACTTTAGCAGGAACTATTGGGTTAGAAATGCTGGAGAATAATGGTTCAATTCATGAATCATCATTATACGCAATTGGATTAGTTTTATTTTTTGTTGTTATAATTATTAATTTATTGATAATGGCTATTGGAAATATTAGCAATAGTAATAGAAACAGACATAAAAAAAATAAAAAGTTTGCTTCTATTGGTTATAATAAAAACTATACATATAATTCACATAAATTAGATGTCCTTGTTCAAACAAATACAGAATCTAGATTTAGAAAAAAAGTTCACTCAACAGTGCTACGGGCATTCATGATATCTTCAACAGCTATAATAATAGGATTTATATCTTGAATACTTATAACAGTAATAGCTAATGGATTAATTAATTTTAACTATTATTCATTTGTAGAAATAACAGGACAAAGATCAGGTATATTCGCATTGCTATTAACGACAATATTATTAGTTGTATCAACAATTATTATTGCAATTCCTTTATCTTTATTTATTGCACTTTATTTAGCTGAGTATGCACATAAAGATAGTAAGTTTGCTAAGATCATTAGATTTTGTATAAATGTTCTTGCTTCTACTCCAAGTATTGTATTTGGTGTATTTGGTCTAAGTTTATTTGTAACTGCGATGGGACTTCCAATGTCTATATTTGCTGCTAGTTTAACTATGACAATTGTGATTATGCCTACAATGATTACTTCGTTTGAAGACTCAATTACATCAGTCCCAACATTATACAAGGAAGCTGCTTATGGAATGGGAATGTCAAAGTCGGGAGTTATGTTTAAAGTAGTTATTCCAAATTCATTAAAAGGATTTATGACTACTGTTATTCTATCTGTATCAAGAATAATTGGTGAATCAGCTCCTGTTTATTTAACACTTGGTACAGCTGTAAGAATGCCATCAGATGGTTTCTTTTCTTCAGGTGCAACACTAACAACTGAAATATACATGCTAGCTTCAGAAGGAAGTACTGCTGAACTACTAGGAACTGCTTATCAAATAGCGTTTGTAGCAATATTATTAGTTTTAGGATTAATAATTTTGAGTAGATATATAAGTAATAAGTTAGATCCACTTCATAAAAATGTAACTTGAAAAAGTAAGTTTATAAATCTATATAATTCAATTTTTAAATTTCATTATAGAGCTTGATTTAAAAAATTATTTAAAAATATAAGAAGAAAGTTCAAGAAGTTATTTAGAACAATAAGTTATAAAAATATTAGAATTTATTATAAAAATAGTAGGATTAGAAAAAAAGTTATAAAAGATATAATTAAAGATGCTAAAGGACCAAGAAAAACTAATTAA
- a CDS encoding AAA family ATPase, with protein MIFLKRIEAIGFKSFAEEIKLDFDFSMTGIVGPNGSGKSNINDAIMWALGEQSYKTLRGDSMEDIVFSGSSERKALNLAEVTLVFDNSNRSFSSLEFNEVAITRKYFKNTKESEYYINNSRVRLKDIQDVALETGLTKSSLAIISQGSISNFVESKPEERRKLFDEAAGVARYKKRKDEAIRKLSRTQDNLDRINDIINEIERKLPSLEKQSKKAQEYQKAFDELKSIEVSVLLNDIKIYTSKLNDLENQKADLKNEMNSLQKIITKNNLEYSQLVSTSNVNDKDLSKLNKDFTKAVEKISELKVAKITLESKKDKTNIDDSEYKISELKNQAKYLEIEIESEENHLTSLINSKHNKKLQIDNLSSERYKLNNELEALNKNINKIEIQLENLQAKKSSLDNLFDGVKNILENKNILPGIEGTVSDFIKVNKDHEHAISTALQNNLQNIIVKNTSNVKNAIEFLKNNKGGYATFLPLDTLKANYINDQTKFIIKNTDGFIGFGNEIVSIEKKYKIVLDYLLSNYLIVDNFDNAVNLSKVTNAKFHIITLDGQRILPYGAIVGGSKKNKNTNLFDSGSIEKFETAKQELLSKQESIEATILKISESIEIQREHHNEIQASIATSKKNSENLEKNLNTIKDEFRILTGNELNSESIEYKSIDEQIIKVMEQITAANNFKLQIEQEINVIRSLKDQSSQKQNDLFKALEVDRNMLSVLKEKFSSLNGDSNLLREKQSNAKDRLAQDYNMTYENALKLQEVEIENEKEVREKIKELRSQINSLGSINVDSIEEYKEENGRYELYLSQSNEIIESIKNLKNAIVDMDQQMIDQFKKIISDVNRVLPETFATLFGGGTASIIYTDPDDILNTGIDLKLAPPGKKISNLNLLSGGEKSMVALSVLFSILKVRPIPLVILDEVEAPLDIANVERFAKYIKTFISNTQFIIVTHRIGTMENCDKLFGATMEQKGITKIVQIKLVDAKKITSSN; from the coding sequence ATGATATTTTTAAAAAGAATAGAAGCTATTGGCTTTAAATCTTTTGCTGAAGAAATTAAACTGGATTTCGATTTCTCAATGACAGGAATAGTTGGACCTAACGGTAGTGGTAAATCTAATATTAATGATGCCATTATGTGAGCACTAGGTGAACAGTCATATAAAACTTTACGTGGAGATTCAATGGAAGACATTGTATTCTCAGGAAGTAGCGAAAGAAAAGCTCTAAACTTAGCAGAAGTTACACTTGTATTTGATAACTCAAACAGATCATTTAGTTCTTTAGAATTTAATGAAGTAGCCATTACTAGAAAATACTTTAAAAACACAAAAGAATCTGAATATTACATTAATAATTCAAGAGTAAGACTTAAAGACATTCAGGATGTTGCATTAGAAACAGGATTGACAAAATCAAGTTTAGCAATAATATCACAAGGTTCAATTAGTAACTTTGTAGAGTCAAAACCTGAAGAAAGAAGAAAACTTTTTGATGAAGCAGCTGGTGTTGCTAGATATAAAAAAAGAAAAGATGAAGCTATCAGAAAACTTAGTAGAACACAAGATAATCTAGATAGAATTAACGATATAATAAATGAAATTGAAAGAAAGCTTCCAAGTTTAGAAAAGCAATCTAAGAAAGCTCAAGAGTATCAAAAGGCATTTGATGAACTAAAGTCAATTGAAGTTTCGGTACTGCTTAATGACATTAAAATATATACATCAAAATTAAATGATTTAGAAAATCAAAAAGCAGATTTAAAAAATGAAATGAATAGTTTACAAAAAATTATTACTAAAAATAATTTAGAATATAGCCAGTTAGTCTCAACTAGTAATGTTAACGACAAAGATCTTTCAAAACTTAATAAAGATTTCACAAAAGCAGTAGAAAAAATAAGTGAACTTAAAGTTGCTAAGATTACTTTAGAGTCAAAAAAAGATAAAACAAATATTGATGATAGTGAATACAAAATTTCAGAACTAAAAAATCAAGCTAAATATTTAGAAATTGAAATAGAATCTGAAGAAAATCACTTAACAAGTCTTATTAATTCAAAACATAATAAAAAACTTCAAATAGATAATTTATCATCTGAAAGATATAAATTAAATAATGAATTAGAAGCATTAAATAAAAATATTAATAAGATTGAAATTCAATTGGAAAACTTGCAGGCGAAAAAAAGCTCATTGGATAATTTATTTGATGGAGTAAAAAATATATTAGAAAATAAAAATATCTTACCAGGCATTGAAGGCACTGTATCTGATTTTATAAAAGTTAATAAAGACCATGAACATGCAATTTCAACAGCATTACAAAATAATTTACAAAACATTATTGTAAAGAATACATCAAATGTAAAAAATGCTATTGAATTTCTTAAGAACAATAAAGGTGGTTATGCAACTTTCTTACCTTTAGATACACTAAAAGCTAATTATATTAATGATCAAACAAAATTTATTATTAAAAATACAGATGGTTTTATTGGGTTTGGTAATGAAATAGTTTCTATTGAAAAAAAATATAAAATCGTTTTAGATTATTTATTATCAAATTATTTAATTGTTGATAATTTTGACAATGCAGTAAATTTATCAAAAGTAACGAATGCAAAGTTTCACATTATTACCTTAGATGGTCAAAGAATTTTACCATATGGAGCAATTGTTGGTGGAAGTAAGAAAAATAAAAATACAAATTTATTTGATAGTGGTTCAATTGAAAAGTTTGAAACAGCTAAACAAGAGTTGCTTTCAAAGCAAGAAAGTATAGAAGCAACAATCTTAAAAATTTCAGAATCAATAGAAATTCAAAGAGAGCATCATAATGAAATTCAAGCATCTATAGCAACTTCTAAAAAGAACTCAGAGAATTTGGAAAAAAACCTAAACACTATTAAAGATGAATTTAGAATTTTAACTGGTAATGAGTTGAATAGTGAATCTATAGAATATAAATCAATTGATGAACAAATAATAAAAGTTATGGAACAAATTACAGCTGCAAATAATTTTAAACTTCAAATTGAGCAAGAAATAAATGTAATTCGTTCATTGAAAGATCAATCTAGTCAAAAACAAAATGATTTATTTAAAGCACTTGAGGTTGATAGAAATATGTTAAGTGTATTAAAAGAGAAGTTTTCAAGTTTAAATGGTGATAGTAATTTATTAAGAGAAAAGCAATCTAATGCAAAAGACAGGCTTGCACAAGATTATAATATGACTTATGAAAATGCATTAAAACTACAAGAAGTAGAAATAGAAAATGAAAAAGAAGTAAGAGAAAAAATTAAAGAACTAAGAAGTCAAATAAATTCACTAGGAAGTATAAATGTCGATTCTATTGAAGAATATAAAGAAGAAAATGGTCGATATGAATTATATTTATCTCAATCAAACGAGATAATTGAATCAATAAAAAACCTAAAGAATGCTATAGTTGATATGGATCAACAAATGATAGACCAGTTCAAAAAGATTATTTCAGACGTGAATAGAGTTCTTCCTGAAACATTTGCAACTCTGTTTGGAGGAGGAACGGCTTCTATAATCTATACTGACCCTGATGACATACTAAACACTGGTATTGATTTAAAACTTGCACCACCTGGAAAAAAAATTTCAAATCTTAATTTATTAAGTGGTGGAGAAAAATCAATGGTTGCTTTATCAGTATTGTTCTCAATCTTAAAAGTTAGGCCAATACCATTAGTTATACTTGATGAAGTTGAAGCGCCATTAGATATTGCAAATGTTGAAAGATTTGCTAAGTATATAAAAACTTTTATAAGCAATACTCAATTTATTATTGTAACCCATAGAATAGGAACAATGGAAAATTGTGACAAGCTTTTTGGGGCAACTATGGAACAAAAAGGAATTACTAAAATTGTACAGATTAAACTAGTTGATGCTAAAAAAATTACAAGTAGCAATTAA
- the pstB gene encoding phosphate ABC transporter ATP-binding protein PstB: MSEDQLYVKNTHNVPISKRPEVIKISDFNFYYNKTKKALKNINMNIKQNTVVAFIGPSGCGKSTLIRSINRMNDLVNNIYLEGQIEVNDIKIYEKGVDVVKLRTNVGMVFQKANPFPISIYDNVAFGPRNQGVKDKAALNQIVEDSLKKAALWDDVKDYLRDSALSLSGGQQQRLCIARAIAMKPKILLMDEPTSALDPIATLKVEELILKLKKEFTIVIVTHSMAQATRISDYTAFFLNGELIEYDKTKRIFTNPKNKKTEDYISGRFG; encoded by the coding sequence ATTTCAGAAGATCAACTTTATGTTAAAAATACTCACAATGTTCCGATTAGCAAAAGACCTGAAGTAATTAAAATAAGTGATTTTAATTTCTATTACAATAAAACAAAGAAAGCATTAAAAAATATAAATATGAATATTAAGCAAAACACTGTTGTAGCCTTCATTGGACCATCAGGTTGTGGTAAGTCAACTCTTATTAGATCAATAAATAGAATGAATGATTTAGTAAATAATATTTATCTTGAAGGACAAATTGAGGTTAATGATATAAAAATTTATGAAAAAGGGGTTGATGTAGTTAAATTAAGAACTAATGTTGGTATGGTATTTCAAAAAGCAAATCCGTTCCCAATATCAATTTATGATAATGTGGCTTTTGGGCCAAGAAATCAAGGTGTAAAAGATAAAGCTGCCTTAAATCAAATAGTAGAAGACTCTTTAAAAAAAGCTGCATTATGAGATGATGTAAAAGATTACTTAAGAGATTCTGCACTTAGTTTAAGCGGAGGCCAACAACAAAGGTTATGCATTGCAAGAGCAATTGCAATGAAACCAAAAATTCTTCTAATGGACGAACCAACAAGTGCACTTGATCCAATTGCCACTTTAAAAGTGGAGGAATTAATACTAAAATTAAAAAAAGAGTTTACAATTGTAATAGTTACCCATTCAATGGCACAAGCTACAAGAATAAGTGATTATACAGCATTTTTCTTAAATGGTGAGTTAATTGAATATGATAAAACAAAGAGAATATTTACTAACCCAAAAAACAAAAAAACAGAGGACTATATTTCAGGTAGATTTGGATAA
- the ptsS gene encoding phosphate ABC transporter substrate-binding protein produces the protein MSKKISIFLISFLLIMLSFWIWTIATTKDSIVIGGSTSVNPFMQLATKSYSKNDFVYNSTGSQAGVSGVEKGMYEAGFISKDAVDGEGKSQTLSSGNSFIKDGYWEVNKDGSFTDYKKQLKEYSNSSKSNSFLSITIAIDAIGIIFNSPSYWSKQVNGTSINDLVNFNINEKDDLLALLYEGNITWYDLASKFLAKLNKSNLDLLKTWNEDNKDAGNNKVPTFTREDGSGTRSAFSDLTKIKKMPNSNVVNSNGAMIEQIRSSTGFGYVSNGFIQNLSKDSGIYLAGIEWQKLASPLTEGNNPFKFSDESLSWEKSDTYNSNNEFIINSYSFKRPFICIANIKSKHFEELYNFIEFLYLWNEDDKENPFNIEGLVKSIIFNELHKQVGNQE, from the coding sequence ATGAGTAAAAAAATTAGTATATTTCTAATTTCATTCTTATTAATTATGTTAAGTTTTTGAATTTGAACGATTGCAACAACAAAAGATTCAATTGTTATTGGTGGTAGTACGAGTGTTAACCCGTTCATGCAACTAGCAACAAAATCATATTCCAAAAATGATTTCGTTTATAATTCAACTGGTAGCCAAGCAGGTGTTAGTGGGGTTGAAAAAGGAATGTACGAGGCTGGTTTCATCTCTAAAGATGCTGTTGATGGAGAAGGTAAAAGCCAAACATTGTCAAGTGGTAATAGTTTTATTAAAGATGGTTATTGAGAAGTTAATAAAGATGGAAGTTTCACCGATTATAAAAAACAGCTTAAAGAATATAGTAATAGTTCAAAATCAAATAGTTTTTTATCAATAACAATTGCTATTGATGCAATTGGTATTATATTTAATTCACCTAGTTACTGATCAAAACAAGTTAATGGAACTTCTATAAATGATCTCGTAAATTTTAATATTAATGAAAAAGATGATTTATTAGCTTTATTGTATGAAGGTAATATAACATGATATGATTTAGCGTCAAAATTTTTAGCTAAGTTAAATAAATCTAATTTAGATTTATTAAAAACATGAAATGAAGATAATAAAGATGCTGGAAACAATAAAGTTCCAACATTTACTAGAGAAGACGGTTCAGGAACTAGATCTGCATTTTCGGATTTAACTAAAATTAAAAAAATGCCAAACTCTAATGTAGTTAATTCAAATGGTGCAATGATAGAACAAATCAGATCATCGACTGGTTTTGGATATGTTTCCAATGGTTTTATACAAAATCTTTCAAAAGATAGTGGAATATATTTAGCTGGAATAGAATGACAAAAATTAGCATCTCCATTAACAGAGGGAAATAATCCTTTCAAGTTTAGCGATGAAAGTTTATCTTGAGAGAAGTCAGATACATATAATAGTAATAATGAGTTCATAATAAACAGCTACTCATTTAAAAGACCATTTATATGCATTGCTAATATTAAAAGTAAACATTTTGAAGAACTTTATAATTTTATTGAATTTCTTTACTTGTGAAATGAAGATGATAAAGAGAATCCTTTTAATATAGAAGGGTTAGTAAAATCAATAATTTTTAATGAATTACACAAACAAGTGGGGAACCAGGAGTAA